The following coding sequences are from one Kushneria phosphatilytica window:
- the fliP gene encoding flagellar type III secretion system pore protein FliP (The bacterial flagellar biogenesis protein FliP forms a type III secretion system (T3SS)-type pore required for flagellar assembly.) → MAIALLAMLSAGSAHAAALPGLITQTGNGDNESWSLSVELLVLLTSLAFIPAVLLMMTSFTRIIIVLGLLRSAMGTQTAPPNQVLIGMALFLTFFIMSPVFERIYDTAYQPLSNGEISFQQAIERGAQPMRQFMLHQTREKDIAMFAKIADIGPLQGPDDVPMRLLLPAYVTSELKTAFQIGFTVFIPFLIIDLVVASVLMALGMMMVPPAIVSLPFKLMLFVLVDGWGLLMGSLAQSFMT, encoded by the coding sequence ATGGCGATTGCACTGCTGGCAATGCTATCGGCCGGCTCGGCTCATGCAGCCGCTCTCCCCGGCCTGATCACGCAAACCGGCAACGGCGATAACGAATCCTGGTCGCTCTCGGTCGAGTTGCTGGTACTTCTTACGTCACTGGCCTTCATTCCAGCCGTACTGCTGATGATGACCAGTTTTACTCGCATCATCATCGTACTCGGCCTGTTGCGCAGCGCCATGGGGACGCAGACCGCGCCGCCCAATCAGGTATTGATCGGAATGGCGCTTTTTTTGACCTTTTTCATCATGTCACCGGTTTTCGAGCGGATTTACGATACGGCCTATCAGCCCTTGTCCAATGGCGAGATCAGTTTTCAGCAGGCAATCGAACGTGGTGCCCAACCGATGCGCCAGTTCATGCTTCACCAGACTCGTGAAAAGGATATCGCGATGTTTGCCAAAATCGCCGATATCGGTCCATTACAGGGGCCCGACGATGTGCCCATGCGTTTATTACTACCGGCCTATGTCACCAGTGAGTTGAAAACTGCTTTCCAGATCGGGTTCACCGTCTTCATACCCTTTCTGATTATCGACCTGGTCGTTGCCAGTGTACTGATGGCCCTGGGGATGATGATGGTGCCACCGGCCATTGTCTCACTGCCCTTCAAACTGATGTTGTTCGTCCTGGTGGACGGCTGGGGACTGTTGATGGGCTCGCTGGCCCAGAGCTTCATGACCTGA
- the fliQ gene encoding flagellar biosynthesis protein FliQ: MSPEMVMSLAYQAMKLVLMIAAPLLLVALAVGLLVSLFQAATQINEMTLSFIPKILAVFFTIILAGQWMLGTLTDFTRELFHNLPMIIS, encoded by the coding sequence ATGTCACCGGAAATGGTAATGAGTCTGGCCTATCAGGCCATGAAACTGGTTTTGATGATTGCCGCGCCGCTACTACTGGTTGCCTTGGCAGTGGGTCTGCTGGTCAGCCTGTTTCAGGCCGCCACGCAGATCAACGAAATGACCCTGTCCTTCATTCCCAAGATCCTGGCGGTCTTCTTTACCATCATTCTGGCGGGTCAATGGATGCTCGGTACACTGACCGACTTCACGCGTGAGCTGTTTCATAATCTGCCGATGATCATCAGCTGA
- the fliR gene encoding flagellar biosynthetic protein FliR, giving the protein MIEVTEAQLMHWVTLFLWPFFRLLAFVAAAPVFGESAIPRLAKIGMAAALTVLIAPTLPPMPEISPISYAGIWLIVQQLLIGVALGLVMRVVFAAIMAAGDFIGLQMGLSFASFFSSEAQGNTMILARLFNLFAVLMFLAFDGHLIMIQLLIETFQRLPVGAGTLNTEGFRDVATYGSVIFSAGMLLAIPLITALLIINLSMGILNRASPQFSVFSVGFPITLLTGVTLLTFMTPELGSVFQRIFEQGLQHMVEIVVTLAGG; this is encoded by the coding sequence ATGATCGAAGTCACCGAAGCGCAACTGATGCATTGGGTCACGCTATTCCTGTGGCCCTTTTTCAGGTTGCTGGCTTTTGTCGCAGCCGCGCCGGTATTCGGTGAAAGTGCCATTCCCAGGCTGGCCAAGATCGGCATGGCAGCCGCCCTGACCGTACTGATCGCCCCCACACTACCCCCCATGCCGGAGATTTCGCCCATTTCCTATGCGGGCATCTGGTTGATTGTGCAACAGCTGCTGATTGGTGTGGCACTGGGGCTGGTCATGCGTGTGGTATTTGCCGCCATCATGGCCGCTGGCGATTTTATTGGCTTACAGATGGGTCTGTCCTTTGCCTCTTTCTTTTCGTCCGAGGCCCAGGGCAATACCATGATACTGGCCCGGCTTTTCAACCTGTTCGCCGTGCTGATGTTTCTGGCCTTCGATGGCCATCTGATCATGATTCAGCTATTGATCGAGACCTTCCAGCGTCTACCCGTAGGCGCAGGCACACTGAATACGGAAGGCTTCAGGGATGTAGCCACTTACGGCAGTGTCATTTTCAGTGCTGGCATGTTGCTGGCGATTCCACTGATTACAGCACTTTTGATCATCAACCTGTCCATGGGGATTCTCAACCGTGCTTCGCCGCAGTTCTCCGTTTTCTCGGTTGGCTTTCCCATCACCCTGTTAACCGGTGTCACTCTGCTGACCTTCATGACGCCTGAGCTGGGCAGCGTCTTTCAGCGCATATTCGAGCAGGGGCTTCAGCATATGGTCGAGATTGTCGTCACGCTGGCCGGAGGATAA
- the flgL gene encoding flagellar hook-associated protein FlgL, with the protein MRISTSMMFELSKNAMQDRQSDLSKIGLQLSTGKRIATPSSDPRAAGQVLLTQQSNALNSQFENSRITAQQKLSTQDSVLDSVTDLITRAKSLVVQAGNGTLSDVDRQSNATELEGLYQEAIGLANSQDGNGNYIFAGSQSDQPAFTENAGGVSYNGDNVVQSMRVDASRNMKINRIGSDVFDIDASGSDPASNLFNTLKSAINALNQPMGDGTGGTIAPGAYRETIDRTNRQLDQSLDNVLTVRSSIGSNLNEIDALDEIGSTRALNYESQISSLQDLDYADAISRYSVSQVGLQASQQLFTKVQDLSLFKML; encoded by the coding sequence ATGCGTATCAGCACCTCCATGATGTTCGAGCTGAGCAAGAATGCGATGCAGGATCGCCAGAGCGATCTGTCGAAAATCGGGCTGCAGCTCTCAACCGGCAAGAGAATTGCCACACCCTCCAGTGATCCGAGGGCTGCAGGTCAGGTACTGCTGACTCAGCAATCGAATGCGCTTAACAGCCAGTTCGAAAACTCGCGTATCACCGCGCAGCAGAAGCTTTCCACCCAGGATAGCGTGCTCGATAGCGTGACGGATCTCATCACCCGCGCCAAATCGCTTGTAGTGCAGGCCGGCAATGGCACGCTTTCCGACGTCGATCGCCAGTCGAATGCCACCGAGCTGGAGGGGCTGTATCAGGAAGCGATCGGTCTGGCCAACAGCCAGGACGGTAATGGCAACTATATATTTGCCGGCTCGCAGAGCGATCAGCCCGCATTCACCGAAAACGCCGGTGGGGTATCTTATAACGGTGATAATGTAGTGCAGAGCATGCGTGTGGATGCATCGCGCAATATGAAGATCAATCGCATTGGCTCTGATGTTTTTGATATCGATGCCAGCGGCTCTGATCCGGCAAGCAACCTGTTCAATACCCTGAAGTCTGCCATCAATGCGCTGAATCAGCCGATGGGCGACGGTACGGGAGGCACGATTGCGCCCGGTGCATATCGGGAGACCATTGATCGCACCAACCGTCAGCTCGATCAGTCGCTGGATAATGTCCTGACCGTTCGCTCCAGCATTGGCTCCAATCTCAATGAAATTGATGCGCTGGATGAAATCGGCAGTACCCGTGCGCTCAATTACGAGTCACAGATTTCTTCTCTGCAGGATCTGGACTATGCCGATGCCATTTCACGTTACTCCGTGAGTCAGGTCGGCTTGCAGGCTTCTCAGCAGTTGTTTACCAAGGTTCAGGATCTCTCTCTGTTCAAGATGCTCTGA